TATACATCAAAAAGCATTGGGAAATCCATAAGTACATGCAAAATAtagtctaatgaaaaaaataggaaaattgaGTATTATGTTtaacaatttaaagaaaatattgaaaaaaaacgtattttttgtgtatattcattgaggattttcacattttgttgcAACATGTTTTAAATCTTTTCCCTCTAATTCAATGAATGCTATTTTCATGTACTTATGTATTCATCCTATGCtctgtttatttgttaaatgtcaACTCAAGCATCGAGTAGTTCCAAAATAATTACAGCGATGACAAAAACAGAAGgataaaatcaaatgaaataaattaaatacgCAGTGCAGGATGAAGACTtctctaaaaacaaaacaaatacatttccaaACAGTCCAACCAATACCAAATCTAATTATCTACAAACAAACGTCACTCAACACGGCAACCCCAAAGAAAAGCTTTGCTTTAAGACAATCGGCCATTTTGCTTTTGAACCAAAACAATTCCCAGCTTCTCTTTTCCGTCGATACTCGATACAATTGAGCCATTTAAAATACTGATTGTTGGATCAAATTTATCGAAGGTTGAAAACCCAAAACCACAATCCAAAATGTCCATTCATCAAAACCTCCATTCAGATCgtctcttttttattattttttcttcattttttttttttttaacaaacaaatCGATCTCATCTCTCGACAGAACATACATTCTTTGCTTACGCGGAACGGAGAGGGCCCAAATGTCAAAAGGTCCAGCGTGGGTCTACAAAAAGAAATGTCTCATCTCCTCCCGCACAGTTTCAGGTCCAGATAAATCGCTTACTGTACTTTTAGTGCAGATAAACCACAGGAAATATGGAATGAGAGACCAGAAGTCAAAGGCACAGAAAGGTGCTTCTGAAGTGTCcaagtggaggaggaggaggaggaagaggaggagaaggaggaggaataTTGTGCATCTGATACAGTGTACCCATGATTCTATGGTCAGGATCTGGTAGATGAGTATACATCATGTGTAACAATAGTCTATATCTGGGATTCCTCCTTCTCTGTAACCCCTATTGATGCTTTGCCTCACATTAGACAGATGATGGGCATCTTTATACAAGCCAGTGCCATTGGACGGGAATATAGTATGAATGATGTAATCTTCTTGTAAGGGTTTAGGTTGCACGGACTGGCAAGCAGCCATCGGCGTCATCTGTAAGCTTGGACCACGGATTTCTAATATACTATTGTCTTTCTTGGTGCCCGACTCGATGTAGTCGTCATAATTCTTGCTCTTGCGGGAGCCGTTGCGAGTGTAATGGTCCCGTGAACACAAGTGGCCGCTCCGGTGGCCGTACCAGCAAAAGATGGCGAAAATAAGTGCCAGGGAGACGATTGTCGTAGCGCCGCCGATAATCCCCGTCAAGGGCAGCGCCGTGATAGGCCTGGAAGTGTTATCTCGGTCCTCCTCGGACGGAAGGGGGTCGGTCGTCTCGGCTTTTGCACACACCAGAGCTTCGTCGGGGTCGGCTTCTCCCGAAGACCCCCTTTTGCTCTCGGAGCTGCCGGAAAGGGGTATCATGCAGATAATGTAGCTCGACCGCGCTTGCAAGGAGGTGAGCAAATACTCGCGGCGTTCGCCCCGCACCAGAGTCTCGGTGATGGATCCCATGGCGTTGCCGATACCTAGTCGAAGCCAACTGAGCCTGAAGGAAGAAGTTGGCTGAGCGACACTCCAGGTAACGCGTATGCTACTGGGAGAGAGGGGCTTCACATTGAGAGCCAGACTTTTCCCTACGCCGCTGCTGCCCAGAGTATAGTCCAGGCCGGAGTCTGGAAAACCTAGGCCGGGTCGCTTTGACCGGAGAGTAAAGAGCGAGCCTTGGGGCGGTACGTTGGTGGTAGAACCATCTACTCCGCCAAGACCCGCTTTGTCCTTGGTCCCGGATGTCCGCACGACCTCGCATTCCTCCATCTCAGCTGCCAGGTCTTTCAGAGCCATTTCCCTCACCCTTTCAGGGCCTTGACAGGTAAGACCTCTGACTGTGACCGAGTTCCCCCGAAGTCGCAACCAATCGTAAAGCCAACGCAAATTACAGCCACAGTGCCAAGGGTTACCCCGCACTAGCAGCTGAGCCAAGTTGTCCAAGTCTTTGAACAGTCCTCGCGGGAGGGTTGTTAGATTATTTCCAGAGAGGTCTAGCCTTTGCAGCCTGCGCATGCCATCCAATGAGCCGCGGGGCATGTGAACCATGGCGTTCTCTTGCAGGGACAACCGCTGCAGGTGAGCACTGGGAAGGTTGACGGGCGGAGTCTGAAGGGAGTTACGGACCAAGGACAACTCTGTTAAATTGGACAGACGTGAGAAGGTGTCGTCGGCGATGCgctgattggccaagaggttaCCGTCCAAAACG
This portion of the Stigmatopora nigra isolate UIUO_SnigA chromosome 19, RoL_Snig_1.1, whole genome shotgun sequence genome encodes:
- the flrt1a gene encoding leucine-rich repeat transmembrane protein FLRT1, with protein sequence MAPFKMAKLEARLPFLLLCLTLGMRALDFATATIQGYVGENDPICPSVCRCDEDFIYCNDRGLNSIPSLPASASVLYLQNNQINNPGLPTSLERQLTVRVVYLYDNELDEFPVHLPPSVRELHLQDNNIRTIPRSALARMPLLEKLHLDDNSISTVSIEEQAFADNPRLRLLFLSRNHLSSIPSGLPASLEELRLDDNRISTIPTHAFRGLTSLRCLVLDGNLLANQRIADDTFSRLSNLTELSLVRNSLQTPPVNLPSAHLQRLSLQENAMVHMPRGSLDGMRRLQRLDLSGNNLTTLPRGLFKDLDNLAQLLVRGNPWHCGCNLRWLYDWLRLRGNSVTVRGLTCQGPERVREMALKDLAAEMEECEVVRTSGTKDKAGLGGVDGSTTNVPPQGSLFTLRSKRPGLGFPDSGLDYTLGSSGVGKSLALNVKPLSPSSIRVTWSVAQPTSSFRLSWLRLGIGNAMGSITETLVRGERREYLLTSLQARSSYIICMIPLSGSSESKRGSSGEADPDEALVCAKAETTDPLPSEEDRDNTSRPITALPLTGIIGGATTIVSLALIFAIFCWYGHRSGHLCSRDHYTRNGSRKSKNYDDYIESGTKKDNSILEIRGPSLQMTPMAACQSVQPKPLQEDYIIHTIFPSNGTGLYKDAHHLSNVRQSINRGYREGGIPDIDYCYT